From the Porites lutea chromosome 5, jaPorLute2.1, whole genome shotgun sequence genome, the window gtttaaattttatttcctttgtttttgggttcggtaatatatgataataagtttgaaacaaaagaaataaaatttgaaccagGGATAAAATATCCAGAAAACATAGGGATCAGACCATGTGCCTCTACTTTTCCTCTTTTAAACATATTCTGCTCCAACAAACTATTATTTTTGTATCTTACTAAAAGGAACCAAAAgtgccaaaataaaaaaagggagaaaaatgCTAAGTTAAAAGTCTGGATTCATCTTGAAATCAAATGCATTGTGGGATGCAATATGGCAGCTTGTTGTTAAACGTTTAGCGATCGTGAAAGTATCCATTTTTCTTTGATGTGCCAATTGTTGAAATATTAAATGGCCAAATGAAAACACTAACTGTTTTAAGACAAAATCCATTTTAAATGATCAAGAAATAAGGGCAACATATTCTGCAAAAAATGGCACTGCTCCGTCACTAAAAACCCTGGAATTCCAGGagtcatacatacatacacaaaTGATATACAAGCAAAAAAGGATTTTAGTGACCAGTATATTTTCATCCTCCTGGTCATGTGGAAGACCAGATCAAAAAGTGAATTTCAAGCGCTGGCTAGAATTCAGTGGATGTTCCCTATTACTTTCTACCTTCGGCTGATTCCATAATATCACCTCTTGTAAACAATATTAAAGGACAGGATAATCAGTTGGAAAATTGTGTCTGGTAGCCTCTCAGCTAATAAAAGCACCCTATACTGTAGAATGCTGACTTTTTAAACCCTGACGTTTTTTGGAACTTCTGATGATTGAAACCTAAAGTGACCTGTGCAGTGATGTTGGCCTGGATGAAGTGAACTTCCCAATAACAGTATTAACTTTtctatttcggtttgaaaaatCAGTATTCTACTGTACAGGTTTTGCAGCAAGTTTGTCTATTGTAAACAATGAAATATCTCATCTTCACcaatgttttgtgtttatcaatgAAATAAGTCTTATTGATTTTTTCCAATGACCCCCCATTGAGACACATATTAGCATGAATGAACGCAAGGCTAAATTGGGGAGCTTCTTAGCAAAAGACAAGTTAGTTTGGTCGAGCGCTCGCGCAGACAAAATGGATTCTCCCTCaccaaaagacaaacaaacataacaAAAATAGTAGTTGAGTTGGTGGCCTGCTGTATATACTTGAGATTATTTTCATCCATATCAGTCTTCGTGTGCTTGCAAAGAAGCAGGTACAGTTATTGAGAATGAGTCATGTTAAATGAACTATTCTTTTATTATCAGTGACCAAACCATACAAGAGAAGGTTTTAAACACCATTTGCCATGGAACAGCCTGGTGGAGAACATGGTAAATATGAACTATGAGGTTTCTTTTGAGTTGTGAATTGCAGGGCAGATTACTTTTCAGCTAATGCTATGCTGTGTTACAAGGGTTTTCCTGGAGGCTTAACAGGATCCTTTCAGGATCCTTTTTTCACTAAGTTTATAACTGGTTTAAAGCTAACAGGAAAAAATAGCTGTTACAAACTCCTGGCTTAAGTGTAGAGACCGTTGTGTTTTTTGCTTAGGTTgaatactttttctttttaagcatCTTTTCTAAAACAAGATTATTATGAGTTCATTAGCTTGTGGTATAACTGCTTGCTTGTCCTGAATACACTGAAGTGGGACGAAaacccaaatgtgggtaacacAAAAGTAGGCACAAGCTAGTTTGGTAATGAAAAAAAGTTCATAACCAGTTAAATCGAATTTTTCATGTTATTGCTGAATAACAGTTGTGGCTTTTCTCAAAAATTCATGCCTGTTGCATTTAAATGGAAAATGTTATGAGTTAGACAAAGTTCATAGTATGTCATCCCTGTGCCTGTGATAAAAAGGTAGTCACCTTAACAATTTCTATGGGGTTCTGCCTTTCAATATTTGGAATGAAATGagtgtacagtcaaacctcgatTATCCTGACCTTCATTATCTGGACTTGTTTCCCTGGTCccatttttttcatgaatattaatAAGACGTGATCTCGAAAAATTGAAACGATTAAAAGTTCATTAATCCTTCCAAAGGTGCTTTTAAAACactgttttaatctgttttgctttgaaaaagCATGAGAGGCACAAGATGAACATTCATTCTGATGCATTCAGCtgaattgtgattggctaaattGTTATGTTGCTAAGGGAATGTCATGCTTGATTCCACGTTGGTTATGTAAACACAAGACCAATCTATTGTAAACTCAAATCACAGCCATGTCTACCCAACGAAACTGGTCTGTTCGTTCAATATATAAAGGATGAGCAAACAATTATTTCACGTTTGGAGAAAGgcgaaaaattaacaaatttagCACTCGAGTTTAAAATCTGCAAACAGCAGATCTGAGATATAtgccaaaaaaaagagaagatccTGAAATTCACTGACAGTGTCAAGACGAGTGAAGGATtacataaatacataaatactaACAGTCCGTACGTAAATTCAAGCAAGAGCTAATTCACAAGTAaatgttgtttgtttattcCCTGTGTTTACATTTTTGTTCCACTAATATTCCACTAATATTATtatcagggcccagttgtttgaaggccgattagtgctaacttgaggtcaaattttaacctgggtctctttttcttttcatcaaaagcattttcgtggacaattttctctgttctttttagagtagccaatcaccaaattgttgacaaaatgaattaaactgaatttgctttttaagctttcatgtctgaattcaaatttcgaactaacactgggttatcttaacccagctttgaacaactcggccctggacTATTTTCTCAAGACTCATCGAGTCCAGATAATCGAGGTTCAACTGTAACggtactgtacatgtacttttgATGTTTAAAGTTATTGTGAATTAAGGACACAAAACTAAGTCTTATGTTTTCACTAGAATAACATTAAACAGTAGCCTTTAGTGCACTCTACTTTTCTTTCATAGATGGTCCTCTTTAGGATCAGTACCTGCCTCAAACCAGCAGTCTAGAGTTGCTTTAATGTTTGGTGTCTATTTAAAGAGAGCTGACTCAACCTGTCTTTGctccccccccttccccccccccttccaataataaatttgttattaATATGGGCAACCATGAAGCAGCAacttttcttgatattttgtgttCTGTTTTTAGAGCAAGGTATGGGGATGAAGAGGCCAGCAGAGGAGGACTATAATAGCAATGTTCATGCCAAAAGATCAAGGGATGAGAATGGTGATGGAGGGCCACAGTTAACACTACGTTTCTTGCTACAAAGCAAGGTCAGGTTTGATGTTTGCCACATGTTAGTACTTATGTTGGAAAAGTTGCaaaagtaaatatatttttcttcatgTTTCCTGCTTGTTTCTCttgtgaaaagaaagcaatTTGTTTGCTTATAAAAACGTGTAAGGTTGCAATTCCTAaatatttttcatcatttttttttctaggacGCTGGTGGTATTATTGGCAAGgtaattattataaaattatgTGTCATGTAAAACATAATACAATACCTAGTGACCTACAGTTTCCCTGGACAAATCTGAAATCCATATTCAAGTAAAATTGCTCTGTCAAATTGGAAATCCCAGAAATTATTAATCCACTTATTTAAATTGTCATAAAAACTTCATGCAAGAGAGTGGGTCTCAGTTCATCCTTTGCAATTCAATAAAAACTCAGATAAGAGGAATATTGTTATCTGTTTTAGCATCTTATTTCATAGATTTAATAgcacataaaaaaatataatattaaaaactgtatttttctttttattcaggCAGGGTCAAATGTGAAAAGATTGAGAAGTGAGGTAGGGAAAGAATTTTATGTCTTGACACTGTATGATGTTGTTTGGAAGCACAGCTACatcacttttaaatttttactcACTGATACTCGTCCAGCTATACTTGGTTAATGTTTTGATGCAACACATATAGCTTGTCTAGGGAGGTTTTTGTGTTTTAAGAGCTCAGTTATgatattattctctatttatttcttttattgattaatGTGGGTAAAATTTAAATGACATCCATTAACAGAATGAATACTATAGATGGCCTAACCATATTATAATGTCTTGTTTTAAGTTTATGGTCAATTATTAAAAGCCCCGTGGGTGTTGTCAATATTGATAAACCTACATCAGATTCCTAGTGATATAATAGTGTTGTTGATTGCTTGTGGTTCAAGTTACCACACTGTCTTATGTATTATTTCTGCAGCTGTCTCAAGCTTTGATTTTGAGATGTGTGCTGTTATCTAAACTCATTCCTTTCCCTTGTAGTTTATCCAGCTAATCAAGATCCTTTGTAGTTGTGAGATGTCTGTTCTGCCTCTTGGAATATAGTTTATCCCTgctaagttgttgttgtttttttctctctcttgttATTTTCCCTCCTTCTTCCCATCCCTTGCCTCCCGTTCCCAAATGCCCAACTGTGTCCGTCTGTGCACCCATCTGCCTGCCCTGCCCGCGTTGGTCCCTGTCCTGAACTCACCCAAGTACAAAGCTGTGGTCAATGTCCCGGACACCAATTCCCCTGAGCGGTATGTCCCGTGGTTCACTTTAAATGTTTGTCCAGCCCATTGGTGCTCTGTACTTACCATTACAATATAGAAATTTAGATTAATTTTTTGCAAGTGGAATTTTTATCCTTAAATCATTGTGATCAGCCCACTTAAGGTGTGCTGGTGGCACAGCTACATCACTTGTTAGCCAGTGATGTCTTCTGTGCTCTGTACATTCAATACAGTTAGGTTTGCGAGTGCCCTAGCTGCCAATCTGACCCAATTACTCTAGTTTTTTTGCTTACTAtcacaaaacatttttagcGGAATTAAAGAACTGAACAAtcctaaatttattatttagttTGTAAAGGATCTTTTAAGTGTTTGCAAGGATGTGCATACAGTACCACTCAAAAGTACGTAGACAGTCTTGACTTTACATGCCAGAATCAAGTTTTGAGTTACAAAAAACCTGCATGTTTGAATATTCATCACTCGAAAGGATTTCAAGAAAAATAGCAAAAGCCATTCATGCATACAGCAAAAACTCGTACCGACCGTCAGTGCGTGACATGTACATGATGTGTGTAAGTTTTTTAGACAATAAAAAAGGACCAAGGAAAGGTTGTTGATCTTGAATTTCATCTTTGTATTTTTATATGAATTCTATCTTGTGAACTATAAgaggtattttattttttgcgctAATTAAATATGTGAAGGTAATAATAACTGAGAAATATGATCTTGAAGTTTATCATAGCCACCATCAAAGGTATAGttaaagctgaaaaagaaacaagaaatctCCAATTGTACTTACCGGTATTTATAGTGACATAGAAAATGCTAACATGTCATTTGAAACCTCTTGCTTTATTAGCTATTCacatcttttttatttataacatttCTATTACTTACATTTCTAAAAGCAAAAGTCATGATTACTGAAGGTTTCTTCAAGACCATTTCACTCAAGGTCTGACATTTTTAGATGAGAAACTTGAACCGCACTGCAGCGGAATTACAAGCCATTcgtgcttgtttgtttactttttatcaGCAGTAGTTTATAGCCACGGGCcgacaagtttactttttaGTTTCAAAAATGCAGAAAGAGCAGAGAATTTTGTCGCCTTTCGACTCGCCTTTTGTGTACGGACATGTTTCAAAAGTGCCAATTTTTATTTATCACGAAAGTAAGCAAGCTTTTTGTCACAGTCCACATTGAGTACTTAACATTCCTTAAAATCAGAGTGCTGTCTGTTTGATGAATTTGTTCCTGAAGAGATCCATGAGGTGATATGCTCATTATATTTCTTGACTCGATTCTCAAACTTGAGACTCAATTCTCAgtagttttttttctcagtaGCATTGAGTCTGTAGTCTCAAGGATTGAGATGCGAgtgactgtcaacttacttttgagtggTACTCTGTGTCTAAGGATGTTCATGTAAGAACCTTCTTACATTGATGTTTTGTGTCCAAAGTCCCCCAAAATAGAGAGTAATTATGGAGATAATTGGCCACAAAACTACACTAACTTTTGAAAGTAGGCCTTCAGTACTGTAATTGGCTTCATTGTACTCAATAAGATTTTGCATAAACAGAAAGTGTGAACATCATTAAATAATGAAGCTCATGCTGACATGACATTGTTGTTCATTGCCCAAGAACTCCCAGTGAAAGTTTGTTGCACTCTAGACCCTCTGGTAATGTAAGGCTTCAGATCTAGTATTCTTCTTCAAATACTGCTTACATTTTTGCAAGGGTCTTGATAAATTTGCACAGATTGTTAGCCAAAGCACTTTCAAGGTAGCCTAACTTACATGTAAATACCACGCATCATTTTGCCCAAATTCACGATACAGTACATTGCAGTTGCGCTGAAATTTACAATGTTAATAGTGCCAGCAACATTATGTACAGTTTATGGCATGATCTTGTGCCCATACTTACATGGACACCCTTTTACTTCTAGTGTCTTGACAATAACAGCTGCCCAGGAAAGTGCTATACAAATTTTTTCAGAGTGCTTGCCCAAAATTGGAGAGGTAAGGACAAAATATTGAATAGTTTTGCTCATCTTTCAaacatgaaaatcttgttccattgccacctacctttcctttcacctaatcctagatcctaaaagctttcctaaaaactctacccaccaaaatgaagcgtactaaatgaggcaagaaaagcgaaaaaagaggggagtaaagaaagcgaaaagtaaaagccaaaactgctgtgtcacttttaaacccaaaaactatctcaaaattttgctttctgcgcatgaacttcgcaagctaacagtttgcatctggatcagaaggctgtGAAGTGCACGACCTGTAAATggttttgtggtaagttttagctctttatagcacaaAGGTAACCGGAAAACTActcaactagcttcaaaacgcgttttcggcaaaatctccaggagcaaatgggttaatacttttttgttagtttttgcaggcatagcgttaaaacttgaaaaagttggcccagctatttcaagtttcaatccaagTCCATCCTTAACATCTGTGGTATGAGaggacaggaaacagtttcactGCCTATATATAATCTTAAATAACgtaactggaccattatttttgggatttaaaaaaagtgttttttaaaagatagcaaaatttAGCGTGACCCGTTAACAAGGGTACCAATTAGCACCCTGCCGTACTCCCTTTTCTCCTCATAAGCATGGACTGTTACTGAAACTCCAAACCCTGCAAGGCTGCCAAGCTTTTTTTCCTCTTAACAACATGGTGGACAAGACTCCTCTATGTAAGGCATGTATCCCATCTCCTACAGCTAGGATTAGGCATATCTCTAACTCAGCTCTGTGCATAGTGTTTCACTACCAAGGTTGAAGTAACACTCTAGTCAATCTTGTGACCTGATGATAAGATATTTTGCTTGTTACACTCTTACACTTACTGTCTTTTTACAGCGTCAGCCATCAGATCGTAATGGTAAAGAAATCCAGATGCTTGTGCAACGGAGTCAAGTAGGAAGTGTCATTGGGAGAGGTGGTTATAAAATCAAGGAGACCAGAGAGGTATTAAAGAAAAAGAGTAGAAAATGTTTTTGTAGATAATTATACTTATGATATAAATAGTACTTTTTAATGGCTGCAAACTAATTTTTACCTATTTGACTTGTTTTTTAATAGCAAACTGGAGCCCAAATCAAGGTATTTTCCATGATTTGTCCCACTTGTATCTTTTTGCCATTGTCGTTTTTCACAGTAGGTAACTTTTCTTTGTTCCTAAATATTCTTCCAGGTCTTTGCTGATTGTTTACCTGATTCAACTGAAAGAGTTGTCTCCATATGTGGTACTGTCTCAACTagagttttttattgttattacttctaatttattttcttttgattgCTGCTAATGGAAACTATAAACACTTCTaacagtttaaatttttttaggtTCTGATGATGTTATTTTGGCCTGTGTTCGAAATGTGATTGACACCTTAAATGAGGTATGCATGATGAGAGAAGAATGGCTCTGTTTGTTTGTTCTCATTTACGTTATCAGTGAGTTGCCCTTTACCATACTCATTACAtgcatttctttcattttcactGCAGACGCCATTAAAAGGGCAAGTGTCATTGTATGATCCATCCAGAGGGAACAATTGGGATTATGGAGGTGGCTTTGGAGGTGGCCCACGCGGAGGTGGAGGAAGAGGTGGTAGAGATGGTGGTGGGCGGGGTAGAGGTGGCAGGGGACGTGGTGGTCGAGGAGGTAGTAGAGGTGGAGGCAGCTTTGGTGGGGGAGGTGACATGGGATTTGGAGGAAACTTCAACCAGGACTTTGTAAGTTTTTATGCTCAATGCTTCTCTACCTGCTAACATGTCCAGCTTCTTAAACCCTAGAGTTGGGATATTTCCACAGCCATGGAAGATTGCATCACCATTTTTGCTATTTTGCCAATGCTATTTTCTGTCTGTATGTGGAAAAATGGTACCTATTTTTTAATAAGCTGCTGTCGTTCTATTAAAGCTCATTTTTTAAAAGAGCTTCTTAAGGATTCTAATCACACGATTtgtgacaaaattattttaagtttcaGTTCCTAAGGGTTAGTCAATGTTTAGAGTTGGGAATGTTTAGAGTTGGAGTCAATGTTCAGAGTTGGGATATTTCCACAGCCATGGAAGATTGCATCACCATTTTTGCTATTTTGCCAATGCTAATTTCTGTCTGTATGTGGAAAAATGGTACCTATTTTTTGATAAGCTGCTGTCGTTCTATTAAAGCTCATTTTTTGAAAGAGCTTCTTAAGGATTCTAATCACACGATTCttgacaaatttattttaagtttcaGTTCCTAAGGGGTTAGTCAATGTTTACATTTATCTGTGCCATAGTGCATTTGCAAGGTGGTAGTCTTATCTTTCTATTGTTCCTCCATATGAGAGAACATTCATAGGCCATTGGTCTGGCATTTTCTCATGTTACATTgtataacatttttatttggttaaatgtaatttaactaagttaaccaccacgagcttagcggtcaagcggttcatAAGCTTAGCGGTCAGGCGGTTCACAAGcgtagcggtcaagcggttcacaagcacagcggtcaagcggttcacaagctTAGCAGTTAAGCGGTCCACAAGTTTAGCGGTCCACAAGTTAAGCGGTCTAGCGGTCCACAAGCTTAGCGGTCTACAAGCTTAGCTGACAAGCGGCCCACAAGCGTAGCGGGCATCCAGCGGTCAATCCCATAAGTGCAGGCTCACATGGTTTGTGGTAGCTTTGTACACGGCTAGGATCTGCGAGTTCTTCATCGAGCGTTTGTGCAGTGGTCTGTGAAGCGGTTCATTTAGcgtcttccccccccccctcccatccctatttttcttccttccactgTTTGATCAGTGTAACGGGTGCCTGgaatgggggctcatggctgggttgcggggatttgccagccatgggggcagtttttctatctaggggctggctggccacagtggaagcccctgggtaTCCCGGGCACCCACCTTCCACTTAAGCGAGGCAGTTGGTTAACTACCATTTTGAGTTTTCACTACATTTTAGTCTGCcagtgaattttaatttttttcttgatccTCTCcttgagtattatttttccttttgcatTTTGCACCCTTAATGCGTAAGTCATCTAGACCTTCTctgtattatttttaaagttttagttgcttttttttcttggtatttacACTAGGTCTTATCTTTTACTGCAAAGGTTATCATTTTTTGCAACTTTAGAGTTGACCTGTAGCTCAGTTGAAAGTTGTTGTATGTGTATACAGAAAGGACTTCTCTTAGAGGAAAGAGGTAACTTGTGAGTAAACCATTACTAAGGCTTAATAACATTGTGTTTTCTATTGTCACAGGGAGGTGGAGGAAACATGGGTGGTGGAGACATGGGAGGTAAAGGctgttttcaaaacaacatttttctaAAGCTGTGTCATTAATTCTTTGTAGACTGTCATGACAGGGTCGGTTACATTTTGATATTATTCAAATTGCTATGGAGAGTCCTGTGACTCATATTGTGAAAACTCATGAGTCCAAAAACCAATGATTCTGTTGGAGTATTAGCGTGGAAATGCTTTTGTTAATTCTGTTCTGTTGTTACTTATGTATGTAGAGCCTTTTCAGAGATCAATTGTTACATCATACAGTACATGTCATGgtacttttttggggggggcaGGGGGAGTTAATGTGCCGGGCGTGATGGATGCAAGGTTAACAAAATCAATGATTATTCAATTAAACGtgggaattttttaaaaggaacCATCAACACCTAAATCGAGAAGACTAGTACTGTATTGTCCCGGACACAGCCCTGCAATGGTACTTAGTTTTTTTTAGaatggaattttttaaaataatacaattaaaaaaaagaaggggAGGATGAAACGAAGACTGTAATAGGCTATTTCCCAGTTTCTCAAAGGCTCTTTTTCAAGGCTGAATGCAAAGCCTTTCATATGAACTTGATTTGTTATTTTCCAGGAAGTCAAACTGATTAGTTGAGCTTGCTTTagaatcctgtttcgtgtagaattaatggCCTCCTAAACGCTTTTAAGAG encodes:
- the LOC140936489 gene encoding heterogeneous nuclear ribonucleoprotein K homolog — encoded protein: MEQPGGEHEQGMGMKRPAEEDYNSNVHAKRSRDENGDGGPQLTLRFLLQSKDAGGIIGKAGSNVKRLRSEYKAVVNVPDTNSPERVLTITAAQESAIQIFSECLPKIGERQPSDRNGKEIQMLVQRSQVGSVIGRGGYKIKETREQTGAQIKVFADCLPDSTERVVSICGSDDVILACVRNVIDTLNETPLKGQVSLYDPSRGNNWDYGGGFGGGPRGGGGRGGRDGGGRGRGGRGRGGRGGSRGGGSFGGGGDMGFGGNFNQDFGGGGNMGGGDMGGQWNQEGPVGGGEYTTTQVTIPKDLAGSIIGRGGQRIKEIRERSGATIKIDDPLPGSNDRIITISGNQSQINFGQFLLQQSVRQYSGKNF